In the Sulfobacillus thermosulfidooxidans DSM 9293 genome, AATCTCACTGTTACGCATGTTGGTAAACATGTGGTGAGCCCAGACTAAGCCCGATAGCATCATGACAAAAACCAGCCCAATGACCGCCCATTCCCGGGCAAACAATGATTTTTGTGCCATGACCGGAATAATTTCATTCCACAACGCAAATGCAGGAACCGCAATCATATACACTTCGGGATGCCCAAACAACCAGAAAAGCTCCAAATAACTTAGGACGCTTCCAGTTGCCGTAAAGAAATTGAAAGGCACCAATTTTTCCAACAGACCCAAAACGAAGGTCGTTTGAATTTCTGGTATCCAGATTAACACCAAAAGACCGACCGTCACTTGGCCCCAGGCAAATAGTGGCAGACGTCCCCAGGTCATGCCGGGCGCACGGCGGAACATAATCGTCGTCACCATATTGAGTGCGACGATAAAGGTGGAGGTAGTCAGTGCAGCCACACCCAAGTAATAGAAGAGAATCCCGTTAGCATCTTGGCTGGCCAAGGGTTCATATCCTCGCCATCCTGTTGTCCAAGCCCCTAATAAGGGACTAAATAACACGGTCAAAATTCCCGCAGGAACTAACCAGACACTAATTCCGGATAATTTCGGAAAGGCAGTTCCCCGGGCCCCAATCATTATGGGAACCATGTAATTGCCAAATCCCCCAAGCAACGCCACATTGGCTACCGAGAACATCATAATTGTTCCGTGAATCCCCACGGCAGAGAGATAGTTGCTGGGATAGTGGAAAATCGTTAAATGGTCGCTCATTAACTCCCAGCGCATCAACATCGCGATAAATCCAGCAATGAGAAATCCGCCCATGGCCGATCCCAGATATTGCAAACCGATAACCTTGTGATCCGTGGAATATTCAAAATACCGTTTCCATCCGGTGGTCCTTTCTTGCCAATTGGTACGGAATCCAAACATCGGTAAAACGACGCCTTCTAGAACACCGACGCCAAGAAGCCACCCAATGACCGCCCCAACCCAGCCAAAAGTCGCTGATGGCCCGGTAACAAACGAATGTCCTCGAAAGGGATCGACAATATCCACGATGACATTCATAATTACAAACCCAATGCCGGCCCACAGAAAACCTCGCAACACCGGCGGCATCGGAGCCCGGGTCCTCGGTTTTGGCGATGAAGTGGGAGATACCAACGCTTGTGCCAAAGTTATCCCTCCTTAATTCCGTTCATTCCGGTAATTCCAGCAATTCCTACACTTCTTGCAGTTTTATGACCTTTATCCGACCGGTAATCCAACCACAGAAGTGAATGGCTTAACCCTGATTACTCTGTAAAGCTTTTTCTTGCGCAATCCAGTTTTGGAACTGCGAAGCACTCACGACATTTAATGGTGCTTCCATCCACGGATGTCCCGGTCCACAGACTTCCGCACATTGCACGCGGCTCATGGGATTTTGGGCAAATGAGGTAATCTTGGTCGGGGTGATATACAAAATACGCGTTTCCCCGGGAATGACGTCCTCTTTAACCCCCCATGAGGGCACCCAAAAACTGTGGATGACATCAACGTATTGGTCATAGGTGTGGTACGGGTCATACGAACGCAGCACCAGTTCAACTGGCCGCCCTACGGGTACTTCGAGAAGATCCTGCCCATTTTGGTTGACGGTTTGCACCAGTCCATATTGAGGATAGCTAAAAATCCACTCCCACTGTCGTGCGGTGACATCGACAACCAGCGCGTGCCGATTTTGAGGTGCCGACGGTTGTTCCATCGCAAAGAAT is a window encoding:
- a CDS encoding cytochrome c oxidase subunit I, which produces MAQALVSPTSSPKPRTRAPMPPVLRGFLWAGIGFVIMNVIVDIVDPFRGHSFVTGPSATFGWVGAVIGWLLGVGVLEGVVLPMFGFRTNWQERTTGWKRYFEYSTDHKVIGLQYLGSAMGGFLIAGFIAMLMRWELMSDHLTIFHYPSNYLSAVGIHGTIMMFSVANVALLGGFGNYMVPIMIGARGTAFPKLSGISVWLVPAGILTVLFSPLLGAWTTGWRGYEPLASQDANGILFYYLGVAALTTSTFIVALNMVTTIMFRRAPGMTWGRLPLFAWGQVTVGLLVLIWIPEIQTTFVLGLLEKLVPFNFFTATGSVLSYLELFWLFGHPEVYMIAVPAFALWNEIIPVMAQKSLFAREWAVIGLVFVMMLSGLVWAHHMFTNMRNSEILPFAFFTEMISIPTGFAYMAGIGTMWRGKVRLTTPMLLVLMSMFNFLIGGLTGVFLADPIVNLQLHDTFWVVGHFHYTVIGSVVFTALAGLYYWLPKMSGRMYSEFWGKFLSIALFLFFNLTFSQFFLLGLHGMNRWVPAYPAYLQPMNFEVSIFAFLLGFSFVAHFVHVIWAWVKGPKAADNPWQARTPEWFTSSPPPRENFPVQPEIVSSLYIYGAQQPVAVQMSAQQELAAASDFNKGGDSDNG
- a CDS encoding cytochrome c oxidase subunit II, which gives rise to MESILFGIVWIILSAIGEWAGRILINHNPLYYTASNIGVMVEQAFDFILVVLIPIFAFVVLTFIWTMVRFHVKKGEKPELPQHWARSNRWFVGIWVLGSIVVNVLFVLHPTTSATEQFFAMEQPSAPQNRHALVVDVTARQWEWIFSYPQYGLVQTVNQNGQDLLEVPVGRPVELVLRSYDPYHTYDQYVDVIHSFWVPSWGVKEDVIPGETRILYITPTKITSFAQNPMSRVQCAEVCGPGHPWMEAPLNVVSASQFQNWIAQEKALQSNQG